In the genome of Lynx canadensis isolate LIC74 chromosome X, mLynCan4.pri.v2, whole genome shotgun sequence, one region contains:
- the LOC115506927 gene encoding uncharacterized protein LOC115506927 produces the protein MPPPRASSPAPGSRTPSARAARDPLGHFASLLAQRGLGPGELAASANPGARGAYGCFRWDAGASQQKKACESVSACEKATAPKLFRQGDRTPPILTRPGQPRLLPQLARVFSPHQLGLFPVAAVTGSRGHDTGTSFRGLLFGPQYQPPARGSFPKLAFTLGAVGWRAASSKSSPVTCPWNLRTSLRCNPFLPTSPPLLQHLPGLRSLAVSEPHRLPLGPPPGFRCPLPYCPSQLRNSEAVGVRRREVQDQCAGTVGFWVWLLTLKCDSRQLRSLILPVPCAPHMGKLMSKPPGSLPRHQRGVRTTHRNPRPCSSSKHDRDTPAPPARSPFHVLSSRLLTTLGTCRAIPGSLNVFE, from the exons ATGCCGCCCCCGAGAGCCTCAAGTCCCGCCCCCGGGAGCCGCACGCCTAGTGCCCGTGCAGCCCGGGACCCGCTGGGCCACTTCGCGAG CCTGCTGGCCCAGCGGGGTTTAGGCCCGGGAGAGCTGGCGGCGTCTGCCAACCCCGGGGCGAGGGGCGCTTACGGGTGCTTTCGCTGGGACGCCGGCGCCTCCCAGCAGAAGAAAGCCTGTGAGTCAGTGTCAGCGTGC GAAAAAGCCACTGCTCCCAAGCTCTTCCGCCAGGGTGACCGGACTCCGCCGATCCTCACGCGCCCGGGACAGCCTCGTCTCCTTCCGCAGCTGGCCCGAGTCTTCTCTCCACACCAGCTGGGgttgtttcctgtggctgctgtcacAG GTTCCAGGGGTCACGACACGGGCACGTCTTTTAGGGGGCTACTCTTCGGTCCACAATACCAACCACCAGCCAGAGGGAGCTTCCCGAAAC tgGCCTTCACCCTGGGAGCGGTCGGTTGGAGAGCAGCGTCATCCAAGTCCAGTCCCGTCACCTGTCCTTGGAACCTGAGAACGTCGCTCCGCTGTAACCCCTTCTTGCCCACCTCGCCCCCTCTCCTCCAACACCTCCCGGGCCTCCGATCGCTCGCCGTCAGCGAGCCCCACCGCCTTCCTCTGGGTCCGCCTCCGGGTTTCCGCTGCCCTCTTCCCTACTGCCCTTCTCAGCTCCGCAACTCGGAAGCCGTGGGTGTCCGGAGGCGGGAAGTCCAAGACCAGTGCGCCGGGACAGTTGGCTTCTG GGTCTGGCTCCTTACTTTAAAATGTGACAGCCGACAGCTTCGAAGCCTCATCCTCCCTGTCCCTTGTGCCCCACACATGGGCAAGCTGATGTCAAAGCCTCCGGGCTCCCTTCCTCGGCATCAGCGGGGAGTTCGCACCACCCACAGGAACCCCCGCCCCTGCTCTAGCTCCAAACACGACAGAGACACCCCCGCACCCCCTGCCCGGTCTCCTTTCCATGTCCTCTCAAGTCGTCTTCTGACCACCTTGGGGACCTGCCGTGCGATCCCAGGAAGCCTCAATGT TTTTGAGTAA